GGTAATTTCGCCGGCTTTTTGGGCTTTTTTGCATTTTTCCAATACATCGCGGCGTTCGTTGCGAACGGCCACTTTGAAATCTTCACTCATTTTGGAAATGTTTTTAGCCAGTTGTTTGCGGCGGTCTTCGGTCATGGAAGGCAAGGTGATGCGGATTACTTTACCGTCGTTAACCGGGCTGGCACCGAGATCGGCTTTTTGAAGGGCTTTGTCGATATCGTTTAAGGAGCTGATATCCCACGGCTGCACTTCCAAGGTTTTGGCATCTAAAATGTTAATCATCGCCATTTGTTTGATGGGGGTGGGGGTGCCATAGTAGTCTACACGGATATTTTCCAAGAGCCCTGCACTGGCACGGCCGGTGCGAATGGTAGCCAAGTCGCGTTCTAAGCGGGCTACATGTTCGCCCATTTGAGTTTTGGATTTGTTAAGCAAATTAGTGATGCCTTCCATAAAATAAAACCTCGTTTTTAATGTATTTTCTAAATTATAGCAATTCTATTTCGTGCTGTCATTTGTGGCACAAGAACCGTCAAAAATCTGGCAAAGGTCGGGCGCTGTATTTTGGATAGGGAGTTCGTAGAGAAAGGTTCCTTCCAAATAAATTTTATTTCCGTCTTTTGTCCAACTACCGGTTATTTCGCCCATGTCGTTTCCGTCGGGATATTGGATAAAAGTTCCTTGGGGAGAAAAGTAGAATTTGTTTAGGGTGCGCCCGCCCGTATTGGTTTGATACAGACGCGTTTGGTTTTCGTCCCACCAAATACGGCTGATGAGGTCTTTTTCGTATTCAAAATTGGCGGCGCGTTTCATCTGCCCGTAAGCGTAGTACCGTTCGGTCAGCGGGCGGTTTGTTTTGT
Above is a genomic segment from Elusimicrobium sp. containing:
- a CDS encoding ribosome recycling factor, which encodes MEGITNLLNKSKTQMGEHVARLERDLATIRTGRASAGLLENIRVDYYGTPTPIKQMAMINILDAKTLEVQPWDISSLNDIDKALQKADLGASPVNDGKVIRITLPSMTEDRRKQLAKNISKMSEDFKVAVRNERRDVLEKCKKAQKAGEITEDDLKRYEADVQKATDAHIAQIEQVIKNKEAEIMKI